A single Carassius carassius chromosome 3, fCarCar2.1, whole genome shotgun sequence DNA region contains:
- the cth1 gene encoding cysteine three histidine 1: MFENSQDDLFLFPTDGLNEAFFPEEGLGSRSLSLAKALLPLVESPSPPMTPWLCSTRYKTELCSRYAETGTCKYAECCQFAHGLHDLHVPSCHPKYKTELCRTYHTAGYCVYGTRCLFVHNLKEQRPVRQRRRSVPCRTFRAFGVCPFGNRCHFLHVGGSSESDGGEEEQTWQPTSQSQEWKPRGALCNTFSAFGFCLYGTRCRFQHGLPNSIKGVNSTHTSWPDQMTNGGSLSPASDMCSPPSSSPPSALASPVYPDGSGPVTPPSVAVAHNAFTFSSQHLNDLLLPLALRLQQLENPATAGPQDAVDKMT, from the exons ATGTTTGAG aACAGTCAAGATGACCTGTTTCTGTTCCCCACTGATGGCCTGAATGAGGCTTTCTTCCCTGAGGAGGGTTTAGGCAGTCGGAGCTTGTCCCTTGCCAAGGCCTTGCTTCCCCTGGTTGAGTCCCCATCACCCCCGATGACGCCCTGGCTCTGCTCCACTCGTTACAAGACAGAATTGTGCAGCCGTTATGCTGAGACGGGTACCTGCAAGTATGCCGAATGCTGCCAGTTTGCCCATGGACTCCACGACCTCCATGTACCCTCCTGTCATCCCAAGTACAAAACCGAGCTGTGTCGTACCTACCACACTGCTGGCTACTGTGTCTACGGCACACGGTGTCTCTTCGTGCACAACCTTAAAGAGCAGAGGCCTGTTCGTCAACGACGCAGGAGTGTGCCTTGCCGTACCTTTCGTGCGTTTGGGGTTTGCCCCTTCGGGAACAGATGCCACTTCTTGCATGTTGGGGGCAGTTCAGAATCCGATGGTGGGGAGGAAGAGCAAACCTGGCAACCTACGTCACAGTCACAAGAGTGGAAGCCTCGTGGTGCCCTCTGTAACACCTTCAGTGCTTTTGGTTTCTGTCTCTATGGCACCCGTTGTCGCTTCCAACATGGGCTTCCTAACTCTATCAAAGGTGTCAACTCAACCCACACATCCTGGCCTGATCAGATGACCAATGGGGGATCTCTTTCACCTGCCTCGGACATGTGCTCTCCACCATCCTCATCCCCTCCATCTGCCTTGGCTTCGCCGGTGTACCCTGACGGTTCTGGTCCAGTCACGCCACCATCGGTAGCAGTAGCCCACAACGCTTTCACCTTCAGCAGCCAACATCTGAACGACCTTCTGCTCCCCCTGGCCCTTCGGCTCCAGCAGCTGGAGAACCCTGCCACTGCTGGTCCTCAAGATGCTGTGGATAAGatgacatga